A single window of Priestia filamentosa DNA harbors:
- a CDS encoding dUTP diphosphatase has translation MNFTQLFSMQRELDTHIEQKHGLQEESLIQRKTLALLVELGELANETRCFKFWSLKKPAEREVILEEYVDGIHFILSLGLEINIDQEKDFKKEENDNNINEQFLYAYQTISAFQVNQEEQHYEAMFSAYLQLGHLLGFSAEDIKRAYLEKNEENFKRQEQGY, from the coding sequence ATGAACTTTACACAGTTATTTTCAATGCAACGCGAGCTTGATACACATATTGAACAAAAACACGGGTTACAGGAAGAATCATTAATCCAACGTAAAACGCTAGCTCTTCTTGTAGAATTAGGAGAGCTTGCAAATGAGACGCGCTGCTTTAAATTTTGGAGTTTAAAGAAACCGGCAGAACGAGAAGTAATCTTAGAAGAGTATGTAGACGGAATCCATTTCATCCTTTCTCTAGGACTTGAAATAAATATTGACCAAGAAAAAGATTTTAAAAAAGAAGAAAATGACAATAATATAAATGAGCAGTTTTTATACGCATATCAAACCATTTCTGCCTTTCAAGTCAATCAAGAAGAACAGCACTATGAGGCAATGTTCTCAGCTTATTTACAGCTTGGCCATCTTCTAGGCTTTTCGGCTGAGGATATCAAACGTGCATATTTAGAGAAAAATGAAGAAAATTTCAAGCGTCAAGAGCAAGGATATTAG
- the rplT gene encoding 50S ribosomal protein L20, which translates to MPRVKGGTVTRRRRKRVLKLAKGFFGSKHRLYKVANQQVMKSLMYAYRDRRQKKRDFRKLWITRINAAARTNGLSYSRLMHGLKLAGIEVNRKMLADLAITDEKSFAELANAAKAQLNK; encoded by the coding sequence ATGCCACGCGTAAAAGGCGGAACAGTGACGCGTCGTCGTCGCAAAAGAGTACTTAAGTTAGCTAAAGGTTTTTTCGGTTCTAAACATCGTTTATATAAAGTAGCAAATCAACAAGTTATGAAATCTCTAATGTATGCATACCGTGACCGTCGTCAAAAGAAACGTGACTTCCGTAAACTATGGATCACACGTATCAATGCGGCTGCACGTACAAACGGTCTTTCTTACAGCCGTTTAATGCATGGTCTTAAACTAGCTGGTATCGAAGTTAACCGTAAAATGCTAGCAGACCTAGCTATCACTGATGAGAAATCATTTGCTGAATTAGCAAACGCTGCAAAAGCTCAACTAAACAAATAA
- the nrdR gene encoding transcriptional regulator NrdR: MKCPSCHSNSTRVLDSRPSDEGRAIRRRRECEYCHYRFTTFEKVEEIPLIIVKKDGVREEFSREKILRGLIRACEKRAVPLKKLEETVREIETELRNQGGSEISSDFIGEMVMERLAKIDEVAYVRFASVYRQFKDINVFIDELKELIKKEQQK; encoded by the coding sequence ATGAAATGTCCTTCTTGCCATTCAAATAGCACAAGAGTCTTAGATTCACGACCAAGTGATGAAGGACGTGCTATTCGTAGGCGTCGTGAATGTGAATACTGTCATTATCGTTTCACAACATTTGAAAAAGTAGAAGAAATTCCGCTTATTATTGTTAAAAAAGATGGTGTGCGTGAAGAGTTTAGTCGAGAAAAAATCTTACGCGGTCTTATTAGAGCTTGTGAAAAAAGAGCGGTACCATTAAAAAAACTTGAGGAAACAGTACGAGAAATTGAAACAGAGCTTCGCAATCAAGGAGGATCTGAAATTTCATCTGATTTTATTGGTGAAATGGTGATGGAACGTTTAGCAAAGATTGATGAAGTAGCTTATGTTCGCTTTGCCTCTGTTTACCGTCAATTTAAAGATATTAACGTATTTATTGATGAATTAAAAGAATTAATTAAAAAAGAACAGCAGAAATAA
- a CDS encoding DUF1294 domain-containing protein produces MVIYYVIVNIIGLLIMREDKKRAQQHAWRISEKTLFLIALLGGALGETIGMYTYRHKTKHPSFTVGFPLFMLLHIAFIYIILK; encoded by the coding sequence ATGGTAATTTATTATGTCATTGTAAATATAATTGGCTTACTCATAATGAGAGAAGATAAAAAAAGAGCACAACAGCATGCTTGGCGAATTTCAGAAAAAACGCTTTTTCTAATTGCCCTGCTTGGAGGAGCACTTGGCGAAACCATTGGGATGTACACGTATCGTCACAAAACGAAACATCCAAGTTTCACAGTTGGCTTTCCGCTTTTTATGCTGCTTCACATTGCTTTTATCTACATAATATTGAAATAA
- the rpmI gene encoding 50S ribosomal protein L35, which produces MPKMKTHRGAAKRFKKTGSGKLKRSHGYTSHLFANKSTKQKRKLRKGALVSSGDYKRINQLLHNVK; this is translated from the coding sequence ATGCCAAAAATGAAAACACATCGTGGAGCTGCAAAACGTTTCAAGAAAACTGGATCTGGTAAACTTAAACGTTCTCACGGTTACACAAGTCACTTATTTGCAAACAAATCAACAAAACAAAAGCGTAAACTACGCAAAGGTGCTCTTGTAAGCTCTGGAGACTACAAACGCATCAACCAATTATTACACAACGTTAAGTAA
- the speD gene encoding adenosylmethionine decarboxylase, producing the protein METIGRHVISELWGCDFNKLNDMDFIEKTFVDAALKSGAEVREVAFHKFAPQGVSGVVIISESHLTIHSFPEHGYASIDVYTCGEMDPNIAADYIAEELGATTRENIEVPRGMGPVQIKQNQANAL; encoded by the coding sequence ATGGAAACAATTGGTCGTCACGTAATCTCAGAGCTATGGGGATGCGATTTTAACAAGTTAAATGATATGGATTTTATTGAAAAAACGTTCGTTGATGCAGCACTAAAATCAGGTGCTGAAGTTCGAGAAGTAGCTTTTCATAAATTTGCTCCACAAGGTGTAAGTGGAGTTGTTATTATTTCGGAGTCTCATTTAACAATTCACAGTTTCCCAGAGCACGGCTATGCAAGTATTGATGTTTATACGTGTGGAGAGATGGATCCTAACATTGCAGCAGATTACATTGCTGAAGAGCTAGGAGCAACAACTCGTGAAAATATTGAAGTTCCACGTGGAATGGGTCCTGTTCAAATTAAACAAAATCAAGCAAATGCGTTATAA
- a CDS encoding glyceraldehyde-3-phosphate dehydrogenase: MKAKVAINGFGRIGRMVFRSLIKESGVDVVAINASYPAETLAHLIKYDTIHGKFDGEVIPLEKELLVDGKKVLLLNSRDPLLLPWGDLGVDIVIEATGKFNSRDKAQLHIDAGAKKVVLTAPGKQEDITVVMGVNEEKLNLEKHHIISNASCTTNCLAPVVKVLDENFGIENGLMTTVHAYTNDQKNIDNPHKDLRRARACGQSIIPTSTGAAKALSLVLPHMKGKMHGMALRVPTPNVSLVDLVVDVQKNVTTEEVNKAFQQAAATNLRGILDFSEEPLVSIDYNTNPFSAIVDGLSTLVMADRKIKVLAWYDNEWGYSKRVVDLVKLVGKELFQQAELGMS, encoded by the coding sequence CGGAAGAATTGGTAGAATGGTATTCAGAAGCCTAATAAAAGAAAGCGGTGTTGATGTTGTAGCAATTAATGCAAGTTATCCAGCTGAAACACTTGCACATCTTATAAAGTATGACACAATTCATGGTAAATTCGATGGTGAAGTCATTCCTTTAGAGAAAGAGCTTCTTGTAGACGGAAAGAAAGTGCTGCTTTTGAACTCAAGAGATCCTCTTTTGCTTCCATGGGGAGATTTAGGAGTAGATATTGTTATTGAAGCAACTGGAAAGTTCAATTCCCGAGATAAAGCACAGCTTCATATTGATGCAGGGGCGAAAAAAGTAGTGTTAACAGCTCCAGGGAAACAAGAAGATATAACAGTTGTAATGGGTGTGAACGAGGAAAAATTAAATTTGGAGAAACATCATATTATTTCGAATGCTTCATGTACAACAAACTGTTTGGCACCTGTCGTAAAAGTTCTCGATGAGAATTTTGGAATTGAAAACGGCTTGATGACAACTGTTCATGCTTATACAAATGATCAAAAAAATATTGATAACCCACATAAAGATTTACGACGTGCGCGTGCATGCGGTCAATCAATAATTCCTACATCAACTGGGGCAGCAAAAGCTCTTTCGCTTGTACTTCCTCATATGAAAGGTAAAATGCATGGAATGGCTCTTCGTGTGCCAACGCCAAATGTTTCACTTGTCGATCTTGTTGTGGATGTGCAAAAGAACGTAACGACTGAAGAAGTTAATAAAGCATTCCAGCAAGCTGCTGCAACAAACTTACGAGGCATATTAGACTTTTCAGAAGAACCGCTTGTTTCAATTGACTATAATACAAATCCATTCTCAGCTATTGTTGATGGACTATCAACTCTCGTGATGGCTGATCGAAAAATTAAAGTATTAGCATGGTATGATAACGAATGGGGATACTCCAAAAGAGTTGTCGACCTTGTTAAGTTAGTGGGAAAAGAGCTTTTTCAACAAGCTGAACTTGGGATGAGTTAG
- the dnaI gene encoding primosomal protein DnaI: MQPIDRSLKKVMQKPDFKTRLSKMRMMVTNQKEVQEFLQEHRAEIDDKMIDRSLMKMYEYTTQSKQCKNCPSLDQCINLVKGYEPKLTLQGKTIDLQYDRCPNKIAHDQEKEYKTLIKSLHLPREILDAKMGNIDMGRGRAKALTLVHEFLQNYENGKPAKGLYIYGSFGVGKTYFLGAIANELAKRNIQSILVYLPEFLRELKNSLKDSSLGEKIELVKTAPILMLDDIGAEAMSSWVRDDIIGTILQYRMHQSLPTFFTSNLGIKELTHHFTYSQRGEEEALKAARIVERVKALATPVNLVGENRREQK, translated from the coding sequence GTGCAGCCAATTGATCGTTCTTTAAAAAAAGTAATGCAAAAGCCAGATTTTAAAACACGGCTTTCCAAAATGCGCATGATGGTGACAAATCAAAAAGAAGTGCAGGAATTTTTGCAAGAACATCGAGCAGAAATTGACGATAAGATGATTGATCGTAGCTTAATGAAGATGTATGAGTATACAACTCAAAGTAAACAGTGCAAAAACTGTCCATCATTAGATCAATGTATTAATTTAGTGAAAGGATATGAGCCAAAGCTTACTTTGCAAGGCAAAACAATTGATTTACAATATGATCGCTGTCCAAATAAAATTGCCCATGATCAAGAAAAAGAATACAAAACCCTTATTAAAAGCCTTCATCTTCCTCGTGAAATTTTGGATGCTAAGATGGGTAATATTGACATGGGACGAGGGCGAGCTAAAGCACTAACGCTTGTTCATGAGTTTTTACAAAACTATGAAAACGGAAAGCCTGCTAAAGGTTTATATATATATGGGTCGTTTGGCGTTGGAAAAACGTATTTTTTAGGTGCCATTGCAAACGAGTTAGCAAAGCGAAACATTCAGTCTATTCTTGTTTATCTGCCTGAATTTCTACGCGAGCTTAAAAACTCTTTAAAAGATTCAAGCTTAGGAGAAAAAATTGAGCTTGTGAAAACAGCTCCTATACTTATGTTAGATGACATTGGGGCAGAGGCGATGAGCAGCTGGGTACGAGATGATATTATTGGAACAATTCTTCAGTACCGAATGCATCAAAGTTTACCGACATTCTTTACATCAAATTTAGGAATCAAAGAGCTTACACATCATTTCACGTACTCACAGCGTGGTGAAGAAGAGGCGCTGAAAGCAGCTCGAATTGTAGAGCGGGTTAAGGCCCTTGCAACTCCTGTGAATTTGGTTGGAGAAAACCGAAGAGAACAAAAATGA
- the sspI gene encoding small acid-soluble spore protein SspI, producing MDLNLRNAIISNVSGNSQQELEATIKDAIESKEEKMLPGLGVLFEIIWEHSNREDQEEMLSTLEQGLSS from the coding sequence ATGGATTTAAACTTGCGCAATGCTATTATATCGAATGTATCCGGTAATTCTCAACAAGAGCTTGAAGCAACAATTAAAGATGCAATCGAAAGTAAGGAAGAAAAAATGCTTCCTGGCCTTGGTGTTTTATTTGAAATTATTTGGGAACATTCAAATCGCGAGGATCAAGAAGAGATGCTTTCAACCCTTGAACAAGGATTAAGTAGCTAA
- a CDS encoding M42 family metallopeptidase, protein MAKLDETLTMLKDLTDAKGIPGNEREVRAVMEKYISSYADDVTTDRLGSLIARKVGDENGPKIMIAGHLDEVGFMVTNIDDKGFIRFQTVGGWWSQVMLAQRVTIVTSKGDVTGIIGSKPPHILPPEARKKPVEIKDMFIDIGASSKEEASEFGVRPGDQVVPYFEFTVMQNEKMMLAKAWDNRIGCAIAIDVLKGLKNENHPNVVYGVGTVQEEVGLRGARTSATQIEPDIAFGVDVGVAGDTPGVTEKEALGKMGNGPQIILYDASMVSHKGLRDLVTDTADELNIPYQFDAMAGGGTDSGAIHLTANGVPALSITIATRYIHSHAAMLHRDDYENTVKLITEVVKRLDRDKVNEITFN, encoded by the coding sequence GTGGCTAAACTTGATGAAACTCTAACAATGCTTAAAGACTTAACAGACGCAAAAGGAATTCCAGGAAATGAACGCGAAGTTCGAGCCGTTATGGAGAAGTACATATCATCTTACGCAGACGACGTGACAACGGATCGTTTAGGAAGCTTAATTGCAAGAAAAGTGGGAGATGAGAATGGTCCCAAAATTATGATTGCAGGTCACTTAGATGAAGTCGGCTTTATGGTAACAAATATTGATGACAAAGGATTTATTCGTTTCCAAACCGTTGGAGGCTGGTGGTCACAAGTTATGCTTGCCCAGCGTGTCACAATTGTTACTTCTAAAGGAGATGTGACAGGGATTATCGGTTCAAAACCACCGCATATTCTTCCTCCAGAAGCGCGAAAAAAACCGGTTGAAATTAAAGACATGTTCATTGACATTGGCGCAAGCAGCAAAGAGGAAGCGTCAGAGTTTGGCGTTCGTCCTGGAGACCAAGTTGTCCCATATTTTGAGTTTACTGTGATGCAAAATGAAAAAATGATGCTAGCAAAAGCTTGGGATAACCGAATCGGGTGCGCTATTGCAATTGATGTTTTAAAAGGATTAAAAAATGAAAATCATCCGAACGTTGTCTATGGAGTTGGTACTGTTCAAGAAGAGGTTGGTTTACGGGGTGCTCGCACATCTGCAACGCAAATTGAACCTGATATTGCATTTGGTGTTGATGTTGGGGTTGCAGGAGATACACCTGGTGTCACAGAAAAAGAAGCATTAGGTAAAATGGGGAATGGTCCTCAAATTATCCTTTATGATGCCTCAATGGTTTCTCATAAAGGCCTTCGTGACCTTGTAACAGATACAGCAGATGAGTTGAATATTCCGTATCAGTTTGATGCAATGGCAGGCGGTGGTACGGATTCTGGTGCTATTCACCTTACAGCAAACGGAGTTCCTGCGCTTTCTATTACAATTGCAACGCGTTATATCCACTCACACGCTGCAATGCTTCATCGTGATGATTATGAAAATACAGTGAAGCTGATCACAGAAGTTGTGAAGAGACTTGACCGTGATAAAGTAAATGAAATTACGTTTAACTAA
- the infC gene encoding translation initiation factor IF-3, whose amino-acid sequence MKPWRWLLISKDNTLINESIRAREVRLIDQNGDQAGIKSKQEALEMAGRVNLDLVLVAPNAKPPVCRIMDYGKYRFEQQKKEKEARKNQKVINVKEVRLSPSIDEHDFNTKLRNARKFLSKGDKVKAAIRFKGRAITHKEIGQRVLDRFSEECADIAAVESAPKMDGRSMFLMLTPKTDK is encoded by the coding sequence ATAAAACCTTGGAGGTGGCTACTTATTAGCAAGGATAACACTTTAATCAATGAGAGCATCCGCGCTCGTGAGGTACGCTTAATCGATCAAAACGGAGATCAAGCCGGAATTAAATCTAAGCAAGAAGCGCTTGAAATGGCAGGTCGTGTAAACTTAGATCTAGTGCTAGTTGCGCCAAACGCAAAGCCACCGGTATGCCGTATTATGGATTATGGTAAATACCGCTTCGAGCAACAAAAGAAAGAAAAAGAAGCACGTAAAAATCAAAAAGTGATCAATGTGAAAGAGGTTCGTTTGAGCCCTTCTATTGATGAACATGATTTCAATACAAAGCTTCGCAATGCACGCAAATTTTTATCAAAAGGTGATAAAGTAAAAGCGGCTATTCGTTTTAAAGGTCGCGCCATTACTCATAAAGAGATTGGTCAGCGTGTACTTGACCGTTTTTCAGAAGAATGTGCAGATATTGCTGCTGTAGAATCTGCTCCGAAAATGGACGGTCGTAGCATGTTTCTTATGCTTACGCCTAAGACGGATAAATAA
- the thrS gene encoding threonine--tRNA ligase: MEEVRKLTFPDGSVKEFEVGTTTEDVAFSISPGLRKKAIAGKINGKEIDLTAPIQEDGKIEILTQGSKEALEILRHSTAHLMAQAIKRLYGNDVKLGVGPVIESGFYYDIDMEESITPEDLPKIEKEMQKIVDENLQIVREEVSRDEAHKMFAEIGDNLKLELLDAIPADETVSIYRQGEFFDLCRGVHVPSTSKIKVFKLLSLAGAYWRGDSKNKMLQRIYGTAFFTKDELKEHMRLLEEAKERDHRKIGKELNLFANVQKVGQGLPLWMPKGATIRRIIERYIVDKEERLGYDHVYTPVLASSELYKTSGHWDHYQDDMFPVMEMDNEQLVLRPMNCPHHMMIYKQDIHSYRELPIRIAELGTMHRYEMSGALSGLQRVRGMTLNDAHVFVRPAQIKDEFVRVVRLIQEVYQDFGLNDYSFRLSYRDPEDTEKYYDDDEMWNKAQTLLKEAMDYLELDYYEAEGEAAFYGPKLDVQVRTALGKDETLSTVQLDFLLPERFDLTYIGEDGKQHRPVVIHRGVVSTMERFVAFLIEEYKGAFPTWLAPIQAKVIPVSPDVHLEYAKQIEDELRQAGLRVEIDERDEKMGYKIREAQMQKIPYMLVVGDKERDEKAVNVRKYGEQKSETVSFESFLSALKNEVEQKGK; this comes from the coding sequence ATGGAGGAAGTAAGAAAATTAACATTCCCAGATGGATCAGTAAAAGAATTCGAAGTGGGAACAACAACAGAGGATGTAGCTTTTTCAATTAGTCCTGGACTTCGCAAAAAAGCAATTGCAGGTAAAATAAATGGAAAAGAAATTGACTTAACAGCCCCAATTCAAGAGGATGGGAAAATTGAAATCTTAACACAAGGTTCAAAAGAAGCGCTTGAAATTCTTCGTCACAGTACAGCCCATTTAATGGCTCAAGCTATTAAACGCTTATATGGTAATGATGTTAAACTTGGCGTTGGCCCAGTTATTGAAAGTGGGTTCTACTACGACATCGATATGGAAGAATCTATTACACCTGAAGACTTACCTAAGATTGAAAAAGAGATGCAAAAAATTGTGGATGAAAACTTACAAATCGTTCGCGAAGAAGTATCTCGTGATGAAGCACACAAAATGTTTGCTGAGATTGGTGACAACTTAAAGCTTGAGCTTTTAGATGCTATTCCAGCAGATGAAACAGTGTCTATTTACCGTCAAGGCGAATTCTTTGATCTTTGTCGCGGTGTTCACGTACCTTCAACAAGCAAGATTAAAGTGTTCAAACTGCTAAGTTTAGCAGGAGCTTACTGGCGTGGAGATAGCAAAAATAAAATGCTTCAACGCATTTATGGAACAGCATTCTTTACAAAAGATGAACTAAAAGAACATATGCGTCTTCTTGAAGAAGCAAAAGAACGTGATCATCGTAAAATTGGTAAAGAATTAAACCTATTTGCAAACGTTCAAAAAGTTGGACAAGGCCTGCCGCTTTGGATGCCAAAAGGTGCAACAATCCGTCGTATTATTGAACGTTATATCGTAGATAAAGAAGAGCGTCTTGGCTATGACCATGTATACACTCCAGTTCTTGCAAGTAGTGAACTATATAAAACATCTGGTCACTGGGATCACTATCAAGACGATATGTTCCCTGTTATGGAAATGGACAACGAACAGCTTGTTCTTCGCCCGATGAACTGCCCGCATCACATGATGATTTATAAACAGGATATCCATAGTTATCGTGAACTTCCAATTCGTATTGCGGAGCTTGGAACAATGCATAGATATGAAATGTCTGGAGCACTTTCAGGCCTTCAACGTGTTCGAGGTATGACGCTTAATGATGCTCACGTTTTTGTTCGCCCAGCCCAAATTAAAGATGAGTTCGTTCGTGTTGTTCGTCTAATTCAAGAAGTATATCAAGACTTTGGATTAAACGACTACTCATTCCGTCTTTCTTACCGCGATCCTGAAGATACAGAAAAGTATTATGATGATGACGAAATGTGGAACAAAGCTCAAACTCTTCTTAAAGAAGCGATGGACTATCTTGAGCTTGATTACTATGAAGCAGAAGGAGAAGCAGCTTTCTATGGTCCTAAGCTAGACGTTCAGGTTCGTACAGCTCTTGGCAAAGACGAAACACTTTCAACTGTTCAGCTTGACTTCTTACTTCCAGAGCGTTTTGATTTAACTTACATTGGAGAAGATGGCAAACAGCATCGTCCTGTTGTTATCCACCGTGGAGTTGTATCAACAATGGAACGTTTTGTTGCTTTCCTTATTGAAGAGTATAAAGGTGCATTTCCAACTTGGCTTGCTCCTATTCAAGCAAAAGTCATTCCTGTATCACCTGATGTGCATTTAGAGTATGCAAAACAAATTGAAGATGAGCTTCGTCAAGCAGGATTACGTGTTGAAATTGATGAGCGTGATGAAAAAATGGGATATAAGATTCGTGAAGCTCAAATGCAAAAAATTCCATACATGCTTGTTGTAGGAGACAAAGAACGTGATGAGAAAGCTGTAAACGTTCGAAAATACGGTGAGCAGAAGTCAGAAACAGTAAGCTTTGAATCCTTCCTTTCAGCTCTTAAAAACGAAGTTGAACAAAAAGGAAAGTAA
- the ytxC gene encoding sporulation protein YtxC — protein MISVTFEREDEAIIMHNLLKHFRRRTRVNRLCTINRINTEIFIHINEHRETTMKNIIVPAFTTYVIREKEEKFVSYLLEDLSLYSTWEEQQRLFATIYSVIKCDEKERSLYKNSRWQLVNEAVQDFLQEDFAFSFDAFRTFRLKEYYQRIYHYIQLGVEEHEKEEDYQVFIHELRDIIQKKKTWFQHISIVYNGEFRFYEEPFLEITKESVEKARKEFLTEYPSLRVNERIIAPLLKWAPRKIHLYTDKWDHVLISTIQTIFEERVCLLPLQKFPPPSQSKG, from the coding sequence TTGATTAGTGTAACGTTCGAACGAGAAGATGAAGCAATTATAATGCATAACTTATTAAAGCATTTTCGAAGAAGAACGCGTGTAAACAGGCTTTGTACAATTAATCGAATTAATACCGAAATTTTCATTCATATAAATGAACATAGAGAAACGACAATGAAAAATATTATTGTACCTGCTTTTACAACGTATGTTATTCGAGAGAAAGAAGAGAAATTTGTTTCATATCTTTTAGAAGACCTCTCTTTATATAGTACATGGGAAGAGCAGCAGCGGCTTTTTGCAACAATCTATTCTGTTATAAAGTGTGATGAAAAAGAACGTTCCCTTTACAAAAATTCAAGGTGGCAACTTGTAAACGAAGCTGTTCAAGATTTTCTTCAAGAAGATTTTGCTTTCTCTTTTGATGCCTTTAGAACATTCCGGTTAAAAGAGTACTATCAACGAATTTATCACTATATTCAGCTTGGGGTTGAAGAGCATGAGAAAGAAGAAGACTATCAAGTTTTTATTCATGAATTGCGTGATATTATTCAAAAAAAGAAAACGTGGTTTCAGCATATTTCCATTGTATATAATGGTGAATTTCGGTTTTATGAAGAGCCATTTTTGGAGATAACTAAAGAGAGCGTTGAAAAAGCAAGAAAAGAGTTTCTAACAGAATATCCGTCTTTACGCGTGAATGAAAGAATTATTGCCCCACTTTTAAAATGGGCTCCGCGTAAAATTCACCTTTATACAGATAAATGGGATCATGTTTTGATTTCCACTATCCAGACAATTTTTGAAGAACGTGTTTGTCTTCTTCCACTTCAAAAGTTTCCGCCTCCTTCCCAAAGTAAAGGTTGA
- a CDS encoding replication initiation and membrane attachment family protein, with the protein MTSQHWKELIAIDRYVVHTNDILHDYDRQIITKLYQPLIGPIGYSLYMTLWSQLKEKEHWGKEVTHHYLMAMMQCGLPEIYRERQKLEGIGLLKTFVKEEQEHRLFVYELIPPLTPHEFFNDGVLNVYLYNRLGKNVFQNVKQHFLYPSLSKDQFKDVTRSFNDTFQTLHMSEISSVQKEVKSTLTNKENLKYVGEAKSNGISLDDHTFDFKLFLAGLSDTMVPKKALTIEVREAIQKISFLYKIDPIEMKNVVIDAIDENDEINIENLRKSAQNTYLFKSGESLPTLVEKIQPDKLKEEEKELIGQNPEDELIPLLNNISPRELLEGWSQGAQASKADLQIIEDVMFKQKLTPGVVNVLIYYVMIKTDMKLSKSYVEKIASHWARKGVKTVKEAMDLAKNEHKEYQQWEETKKQSTNKKTRKPIRKEMVPDWLKEKEENSVEKLDDEEKIKEEERKMEEILKHYRESEE; encoded by the coding sequence ATGACTTCTCAACATTGGAAAGAATTGATTGCTATTGATCGTTATGTTGTTCATACAAATGATATTCTCCATGACTATGATCGTCAAATTATTACAAAGCTTTATCAGCCTCTTATCGGTCCAATCGGCTACAGTTTGTATATGACATTATGGAGCCAACTGAAAGAAAAAGAGCACTGGGGAAAAGAAGTCACCCATCATTATTTAATGGCTATGATGCAGTGTGGTCTTCCAGAAATCTATAGAGAGCGTCAAAAGTTAGAAGGAATTGGTCTATTAAAAACATTCGTGAAGGAGGAGCAAGAGCATAGGCTTTTTGTTTATGAATTAATCCCACCGCTAACTCCTCACGAATTTTTTAATGATGGTGTTCTAAACGTTTATTTATACAATCGACTAGGTAAAAACGTTTTTCAGAATGTTAAACAACATTTCTTATATCCCTCTCTGTCAAAAGATCAGTTCAAGGACGTTACTCGTTCTTTCAATGACACATTCCAAACTCTACATATGAGCGAAATAAGCAGTGTGCAAAAAGAAGTAAAAAGCACATTAACGAATAAAGAAAACCTTAAATATGTAGGAGAAGCAAAAAGTAACGGTATATCACTTGATGATCACACGTTTGATTTTAAGCTTTTTCTAGCAGGTCTTAGTGATACAATGGTACCTAAAAAAGCGTTAACAATAGAAGTGAGAGAAGCAATTCAAAAAATCTCCTTCCTTTATAAAATAGATCCGATAGAAATGAAAAATGTTGTTATTGATGCAATTGATGAAAATGATGAGATCAACATTGAGAATCTTCGAAAGTCGGCACAAAACACGTATTTATTTAAATCAGGGGAAAGTTTGCCAACGCTTGTCGAAAAAATACAGCCTGATAAATTAAAAGAGGAAGAGAAAGAGCTAATAGGGCAAAATCCTGAAGATGAGCTCATTCCTCTTTTAAATAATATTTCGCCAAGAGAGCTTCTAGAAGGATGGTCACAAGGTGCTCAAGCTTCAAAAGCAGATTTGCAAATTATTGAAGACGTGATGTTTAAGCAGAAGCTAACACCTGGGGTTGTGAATGTTTTGATTTATTACGTGATGATTAAAACAGATATGAAGTTATCAAAGTCATACGTAGAAAAGATTGCAAGTCATTGGGCGCGAAAAGGAGTTAAAACAGTAAAAGAAGCAATGGATCTTGCTAAGAACGAGCATAAAGAATATCAGCAGTGGGAAGAGACGAAAAAGCAGTCAACAAATAAGAAAACAAGAAAACCTATAAGAAAAGAAATGGTTCCTGATTGGTTGAAAGAAAAAGAAGAAAATTCTGTTGAAAAGCTAGATGATGAAGAGAAAATAAAAGAAGAAGAGCGTAAAATGGAAGAGATATTAAAGCACTATCGCGAGTCAGAAGAGTAG